Proteins from one Bartonella sp. HY328 genomic window:
- a CDS encoding NAD(P)(+) transhydrogenase (Re/Si-specific) subunit beta — translation MSVQFAAFLYLVSGILFIMALRGLSHPTTSRKGNIYGMVGMGIAIVTTLLLTTPGFLGITLIIAGLGIGGVIGARIADRIAMTSMPQLVAAFHSLVGLAAVMVAAAALYSPSSFNIGDVGSIHGRALVEMAIGVAIGAVTFTGSIIAFLKLDGRMSGKPILLPARHLINIALGVAILVLIIVLVASESHFVFWLIVVLALVIGVTMIVPIGGADMPVVVSMLNSYSGWAAAGIGFTLQNMALIITGALVGSSGAILSYIMCKGMNRSFISVILGGFGGETAAAASGGSTEQRPVKQGSADDAAFVMKNAAKVIIVPGYGMAVAQAQHALREMADKLKAEGVEVKYAIHPVAGRMPGHMNVLLAEANVPYDEVFELEDINSEFPTADVAFVIGANDVTNPAAKTDPTSPIYGMPILDVDKAGTVLFLKRGMGSGYAGVENELFFRDNTMMLFGDAKKMVEAIVKSLDAD, via the coding sequence ATGAGTGTTCAATTTGCTGCCTTCCTTTATTTGGTGTCAGGCATTCTATTCATCATGGCCTTGCGCGGTCTATCGCATCCAACAACTAGCCGTAAAGGTAATATTTACGGCATGGTTGGTATGGGCATTGCCATTGTAACAACCCTATTATTAACCACTCCCGGATTTTTAGGCATAACTCTTATTATTGCAGGTCTTGGTATTGGCGGCGTGATCGGTGCTAGAATTGCAGATCGCATTGCCATGACCTCAATGCCACAATTGGTCGCGGCTTTCCACTCCTTGGTCGGTCTTGCAGCGGTTATGGTGGCTGCTGCCGCACTTTATTCGCCAAGTTCATTTAATATTGGCGATGTTGGCTCAATTCACGGCCGCGCGTTGGTTGAAATGGCGATTGGTGTTGCTATTGGTGCAGTAACATTTACTGGTTCTATAATTGCATTCTTGAAGCTTGATGGCCGCATGTCTGGTAAGCCAATTTTATTGCCAGCCCGTCATCTTATCAATATTGCCCTTGGCGTTGCTATTCTTGTTCTCATCATTGTTTTGGTGGCGAGCGAAAGTCATTTTGTTTTCTGGCTTATTGTTGTGTTGGCATTGGTTATCGGTGTTACCATGATTGTGCCAATTGGTGGGGCTGATATGCCTGTGGTTGTGTCAATGCTTAATTCCTATTCCGGTTGGGCTGCGGCTGGTATTGGTTTTACCTTGCAAAATATGGCGCTTATTATTACGGGTGCGCTGGTTGGTTCATCTGGCGCAATTTTGAGCTATATCATGTGTAAAGGCATGAATCGCTCGTTTATTTCAGTAATTTTGGGTGGCTTTGGTGGTGAAACAGCCGCTGCTGCTAGTGGTGGTTCTACTGAACAACGCCCGGTTAAACAGGGTTCTGCTGATGATGCTGCCTTTGTGATGAAGAATGCTGCTAAAGTTATTATCGTTCCAGGCTATGGTATGGCTGTTGCGCAAGCACAGCATGCCTTGCGTGAAATGGCGGATAAGTTAAAGGCAGAAGGCGTTGAAGTTAAATATGCCATTCACCCTGTTGCTGGCCGAATGCCCGGCCATATGAATGTGCTTTTAGCTGAAGCCAATGTGCCATATGATGAAGTCTTCGAGCTTGAGGATATTAATTCAGAATTTCCAACCGCTGATGTGGCCTTTGTTATTGGTGCAAATGATGTTACCAATCCGGCAGCCAAAACTGATCCAACCTCACCAATTTACGGTATGCCTATTCTTGATGTTGATAAGGCAGGAACAGTGCTATTCTTGAAACGTGGTATGGGTTCTGGCTATGCTGGCGTTGAAAATGAACTTTTCTTCCGTGACAACACAATGATGTTGTTTGGTGATGCCAAGAAGATGGTTGAAGCAATTGTTAAATCGCTTGATGCTGACTAG
- a CDS encoding Re/Si-specific NAD(P)(+) transhydrogenase subunit alpha produces the protein MGEIIFVAKETAEGEPRVAASPETVKKYIGLGYSVIVEKSAGDLSRIPDSEYESAGATLGTASQAKNADIILKVRRPSEKELSTYKKGAVLIAMLDPYGHEGDVAALAKAGISAFTMEFMPRITRAQVMDVLSSQANLAGYQAVIDAASTYDRAMPMMMTAAGTVPAAKLFVMGAGVAGLQAIATARRLGAVVTANDVRPAAKEQVASLGAKFIAVEDDEFRAAETSGGYAKEMSSEYQAKQAALTQDHIAKQDIVITTALIPGRPAPRLITKDMLKTMRPGSVVVDLAVERGGNVEGAVANQVVEVEGVKVVGYTNMPGRIAATASQLYARNLFAFLESMTNKEAKELKINLDDELVKATLLTHDGAILHQAFAHVEIEEKPAAKKAAKKGAE, from the coding sequence TTGGGCGAGATAATCTTCGTTGCCAAAGAAACGGCAGAGGGGGAGCCGCGTGTTGCTGCGTCTCCTGAAACAGTAAAAAAATATATTGGTCTTGGTTACAGCGTAATTGTCGAAAAATCGGCTGGCGATTTGTCACGCATTCCAGATAGCGAATATGAATCAGCAGGTGCAACCCTTGGAACCGCAAGTCAGGCAAAAAATGCTGATATTATTTTAAAGGTTCGCCGGCCTAGTGAAAAAGAATTGTCAACCTATAAAAAAGGAGCAGTGCTTATTGCCATGCTTGATCCTTATGGTCATGAAGGTGATGTTGCCGCTCTTGCCAAAGCTGGTATTAGTGCGTTTACAATGGAATTTATGCCGCGCATTACCCGTGCTCAGGTGATGGACGTACTTTCTTCGCAGGCTAATCTTGCCGGCTATCAAGCGGTGATTGATGCAGCTAGCACCTATGATCGTGCCATGCCAATGATGATGACCGCCGCGGGTACTGTGCCAGCTGCTAAATTATTTGTCATGGGCGCAGGCGTTGCCGGCTTGCAAGCTATCGCTACCGCACGCCGTCTTGGTGCAGTGGTAACCGCTAATGATGTGCGCCCCGCCGCCAAAGAGCAAGTGGCATCACTTGGCGCAAAGTTTATCGCTGTTGAAGATGATGAGTTTCGCGCTGCCGAAACATCAGGTGGCTATGCCAAGGAAATGTCGAGCGAATATCAGGCAAAACAAGCAGCTCTTACCCAAGATCACATTGCCAAACAAGATATCGTTATTACTACCGCACTTATTCCAGGGCGTCCTGCACCGCGATTAATTACCAAAGACATGCTTAAAACCATGCGTCCTGGCTCGGTTGTTGTTGATCTTGCGGTTGAACGCGGCGGCAATGTTGAAGGCGCAGTTGCCAATCAAGTTGTGGAGGTTGAAGGTGTTAAAGTGGTGGGTTACACCAATATGCCAGGCCGTATTGCTGCAACAGCGTCTCAGCTTTATGCGCGCAATCTTTTTGCTTTCCTTGAAAGCATGACAAATAAGGAAGCCAAAGAATTGAAGATCAATTTAGATGATGAATTGGTAAAGGCAACTTTGCTTACCCATGATGGGGCAATACTTCATCAAGCTTTCGCCCATGTAGAAATTGAAGAAAAACCAGCTGCCAAAAAGGCCGCCAAGAAAGGGGCTGAATGA
- a CDS encoding invasion associated locus B family protein → MMKKLLIAAVLSIAGLGVASAQDAAPAANSVSFSGGASTVQETFQDWTVSCGVQNSKKICSVSQQQMQNNGQRVMAIEVIPSATDSKINLVLPFGLRLAEGMTYRIDNGTPATTAFNTCYPGGCVANLPLTNQLVSGLKSGQNLILVGKAFDGGQDVTLTVSLKGFSAGLDRAVALQQ, encoded by the coding sequence ATGATGAAAAAACTGTTGATCGCAGCTGTATTGAGCATCGCTGGACTTGGGGTTGCTTCTGCACAAGATGCAGCTCCTGCCGCAAATTCAGTTAGTTTCTCCGGCGGTGCAAGCACCGTACAAGAAACATTCCAAGATTGGACTGTATCTTGCGGTGTGCAAAATTCTAAAAAAATCTGTAGTGTATCACAACAGCAAATGCAAAATAATGGTCAGCGCGTCATGGCTATTGAGGTTATTCCAAGTGCAACCGACAGCAAAATCAACCTTGTTTTGCCTTTTGGTCTTCGCTTAGCTGAAGGCATGACCTATCGCATTGATAATGGCACACCAGCAACCACAGCTTTCAATACTTGCTATCCAGGTGGTTGCGTTGCAAATCTTCCACTTACCAACCAATTGGTTTCTGGTCTAAAAAGTGGACAAAACCTCATTCTCGTTGGCAAGGCTTTTGATGGTGGCCAAGATGTAACGCTCACCGTTTCACTAAAAGGCTTTAGCGCAGGTCTTGACCGTGCCGTTGCCTTACAGCAATAA
- the thiC gene encoding phosphomethylpyrimidine synthase ThiC has translation MSENCFKVTTGALPSSKKNYKSGTIYPQIKVPIRYIKLHPSSNEPDLPVYDSSGAYSDENTDITIDKGLAPIRESWILARCDVETYEGRTVKAADNGFVSKAKKTPEFLQCRQPLRAKNNAAVTQMAYARAGIITPEMEFVAIRENLGRENLEHKIRTTGESFGGAIPPFVTPEFVRDEIARGRAIIPNNINHPESEPMIIGRNFSVKINANIGNSAVTSSMEEEVEKMVWAIRWGADTVMDLSTGRNIHNIREWIIRNSPVPIGTVPIYQALEKVNGIAEDLNWEIFRDTLIEQAEQGVDYFTIHAGVRLSYIPLTVDRVTGIVSRGGSIMAKWCLYHHRESFLYEHFDEICDIARAYDIAFSLGDGLRPGSIADANDAAQFAELETLGELTKIAWAKDCQVMIEGPGHVPMHKIKDNMDKQLAYCGEAPFYTLGPLTTDIAPGYDHITSAIGAAQIAWYGTAMLCYVTPKEHLGLPDRQDVKTGVITYKIAAHAADLAKGLPAAQLRDDALSRARFEFRWEDQFNLSLDPETARSFHDQTLPKEAHKLAHFCSMCGPKFCSMKISHEIKDEMEKEKQKKEGMATMAQKYKQNGDLYMEVS, from the coding sequence ATGTCAGAAAATTGTTTTAAAGTAACAACTGGCGCACTTCCTTCTTCTAAAAAAAACTATAAATCAGGCACTATTTATCCGCAAATAAAGGTGCCTATTCGCTATATAAAATTGCACCCCTCTAGTAATGAACCAGATTTGCCAGTCTATGATTCGTCTGGCGCTTATAGCGATGAAAATACGGATATTACGATTGATAAGGGGCTTGCGCCTATTCGTGAATCTTGGATATTGGCGCGCTGTGATGTCGAGACCTATGAAGGGCGAACCGTTAAGGCTGCAGATAATGGCTTTGTATCAAAGGCAAAAAAAACTCCAGAATTTTTGCAATGCCGCCAACCACTTCGCGCCAAAAATAATGCAGCCGTCACGCAAATGGCTTATGCACGCGCTGGTATTATTACGCCAGAAATGGAATTTGTTGCAATACGAGAAAATTTGGGGCGTGAAAACTTAGAGCATAAAATACGCACCACTGGTGAAAGCTTTGGTGGAGCTATTCCACCATTTGTAACGCCCGAATTTGTCCGCGATGAAATTGCCCGCGGTCGAGCGATTATTCCCAATAATATTAATCACCCTGAAAGTGAACCAATGATTATTGGTCGTAATTTCAGTGTGAAAATTAACGCAAATATTGGTAATTCAGCCGTGACGTCTTCAATGGAGGAAGAAGTCGAAAAAATGGTATGGGCCATTCGCTGGGGAGCGGATACAGTGATGGATCTTTCAACTGGTCGTAATATTCATAATATTCGCGAATGGATTATTCGAAATTCTCCTGTGCCTATCGGCACCGTGCCAATTTATCAAGCCTTAGAAAAAGTTAATGGCATTGCCGAAGATCTAAACTGGGAGATTTTTCGTGACACTTTGATTGAGCAAGCTGAGCAGGGGGTTGACTATTTTACCATTCATGCTGGCGTACGTCTTTCCTATATTCCCTTAACCGTTGATCGTGTTACCGGCATTGTCTCGCGCGGTGGCTCCATCATGGCGAAATGGTGCTTATATCATCATAGGGAAAGTTTCCTTTACGAGCATTTTGATGAAATATGCGATATAGCCCGTGCTTATGACATTGCCTTTTCATTGGGGGATGGTTTGCGTCCAGGTTCGATTGCTGATGCCAATGATGCGGCGCAATTTGCCGAACTTGAAACCTTGGGAGAGCTTACAAAAATTGCTTGGGCAAAAGATTGTCAAGTGATGATTGAAGGACCAGGTCATGTGCCCATGCATAAGATTAAAGATAATATGGATAAGCAATTAGCCTATTGTGGTGAAGCACCTTTTTATACTTTGGGGCCGCTTACTACCGATATTGCTCCTGGCTATGACCATATAACATCGGCAATAGGTGCGGCGCAAATTGCTTGGTATGGCACTGCTATGCTGTGTTATGTCACACCAAAAGAGCATCTTGGCTTGCCAGATCGACAAGATGTTAAAACCGGAGTTATCACTTATAAAATTGCAGCTCATGCCGCCGATCTTGCCAAAGGATTACCAGCTGCTCAATTACGTGATGATGCGTTGTCGCGCGCACGGTTTGAATTTCGCTGGGAGGACCAGTTTAATTTGTCATTGGATCCTGAAACTGCCCGTTCTTTTCATGATCAGACCTTGCCAAAAGAAGCTCATAAGCTTGCACATTTTTGTTCAATGTGTGGCCCCAAATTTTGCTCTATGAAAATTTCGCACGAAATTAAAGACGAAATGGAAAAGGAAAAGCAAAAAAAAGAAGGTATGGCGACAATGGCACAAAAATATAAGCAAAATGGTGATCTTTATATGGAAGTTTCATAA
- the pdxH gene encoding pyridoxamine 5'-phosphate oxidase, with translation MTNDTLTEDDFTKEESPFDLFTKWLDDAGASEINDPNAMALATVDSQGLPDVRMVLLKGFDDDGFVFYTNFESQKGVEILNSMKAALCFHWKSLRRQVRVRGIVEIVSDEEADAYYNSRARGSRIGAWASKQSRPLESRFALEKAVAEYGLRYAVGSIPRPPYWSGFRIRPTYIEFWHDRPFRLHDRLVFKRDNVDDEDWQTVRLYP, from the coding sequence ATGACAAATGATACATTAACAGAAGATGACTTTACCAAGGAGGAATCTCCTTTTGATCTTTTTACAAAATGGTTAGATGACGCAGGCGCTAGCGAAATAAATGACCCCAATGCTATGGCTTTAGCCACAGTGGATAGCCAAGGCCTACCCGATGTGCGTATGGTTTTGCTTAAAGGTTTTGACGATGATGGTTTTGTTTTTTACACCAATTTTGAAAGTCAAAAAGGTGTGGAAATCTTAAATAGTATGAAAGCGGCACTATGTTTCCATTGGAAATCGTTACGTCGACAAGTGCGTGTTCGTGGTATTGTGGAAATCGTTAGTGATGAAGAAGCTGACGCCTATTATAATAGCCGCGCACGAGGCAGCCGTATTGGTGCTTGGGCATCTAAACAATCACGGCCGCTTGAAAGCCGCTTTGCGCTTGAAAAGGCAGTCGCTGAATATGGCTTGCGCTATGCTGTTGGTTCCATTCCGCGCCCGCCTTATTGGTCTGGCTTTCGCATTCGTCCAACTTATATTGAATTTTGGCACGATAGGCCATTTCGCCTTCATGACCGTTTGGTCTTTAAGCGAGATAATGTTGATGATGAAGACTGGCAAACCGTGCGGCTTTATCCATAA
- a CDS encoding RT0821/Lpp0805 family surface protein — MIKFKNAFSCYFRPLVLCSSLLVSGLCLQACVVVQPKTPQIMPDNSIITGSIGGNSANLPKIDLGGDEKVMREKIAAQPDSSIVNWKNDATGSRGTMSILNSFVENGSQCRSFKTTRESFNGIMIYQGKACQQNDTSWNVSQIKAL; from the coding sequence ATGATTAAATTTAAAAACGCATTTTCTTGTTATTTTCGCCCATTAGTGCTTTGTTCTAGCCTATTGGTATCAGGGCTGTGCCTACAAGCTTGCGTTGTTGTGCAGCCTAAGACACCGCAAATCATGCCTGATAACAGCATTATTACTGGATCAATCGGTGGGAATAGCGCAAATTTACCCAAGATTGACTTAGGCGGCGATGAAAAAGTCATGCGTGAAAAAATAGCAGCGCAGCCTGATTCCTCAATTGTTAACTGGAAAAATGACGCAACAGGTAGCCGAGGAACCATGTCTATCCTTAACAGTTTTGTTGAAAATGGTAGCCAATGTCGCTCATTTAAAACCACGCGCGAATCCTTTAACGGCATTATGATTTACCAAGGCAAAGCCTGCCAGCAAAATGATACTTCGTGGAATGTATCGCAAATAAAAGCGCTTTAA
- the mutS gene encoding DNA mismatch repair protein MutS encodes MLFYRMGDFYELFFDDAVDASRALGITLTKRGKHLGEDIPMCGVPVHTADDYLQRLITAGYRVAVCEQIENPAEAKKRGAKSVVKRDVVRLVTPGTLTEEKLLDPSSANYLMALGRVKGQGEHGFALAWIDISTGVFKVIESSLERLLGDIMRIDPKEILVSDELFHDQSLRPVFDILGRSVTTQPQSLFDSATAEARICNYFKVATLSGFANFTKPELIAICGAIAYIEKTQISERPPLMRPEREFEGCSLFIDPATRLNLELNRTLSGDRNGSLLKAIDRTVTNGGARLLAERLMTPLTNPNVINQRLDAVAFFLGNAQICDGIRAILKGIADMPRAVSRLGVERGGPRDFAAILNAMSAAFSLTEMLGNTLLPIELAQALEALKTLPLPLYAHLERALADELPLLKRDGGFVRTSYHQELDEMRALRDESRRVIAALQARYMDETGIKTLKIKHNNILGYFIEVTVNQSGAMTEGAEAKARFIHRQTMANAMRFTTTELADLESRIANAADKALTIELNIFNQLESEVIAVADLLRNGANALSLFDVTSSLAILADEQGYCRPQIDDSLAFNIIAGRHPVVEQALRKQVGDPFVANDCNLSPNKNAQFGEIWLLTGPNMGGKSTFLRQNALIAIMAQMGSFVPAGSAHIGTVDRLFSRVGASDDLARGRSTFMVEMVETAAILNQAGERALVILDEIGRGTSTFDGLSIAWASVEYLHEVNHCRALFATHFHEMTALTEKLPRLRNHTMKVREWKGDVIFLHEVGEGAADRSYGVQVAKLAGLPKQVVNRARDVLKQLEDGEISGKANKLIDDLPLFSVALKHEEKSSIPSAFDEALKDLNPDNLSPREALEELYQLKALWKQQQADHH; translated from the coding sequence ATGTTGTTTTATCGTATGGGTGATTTTTACGAATTGTTTTTTGACGATGCGGTTGATGCTTCGCGTGCGCTTGGCATAACGCTCACAAAACGCGGCAAGCATCTTGGTGAAGACATTCCAATGTGCGGTGTGCCTGTTCACACTGCAGATGATTATTTGCAACGCCTGATTACCGCAGGCTACCGCGTAGCTGTATGCGAGCAGATTGAAAATCCAGCAGAAGCTAAAAAACGCGGCGCAAAATCAGTGGTCAAGCGCGACGTTGTTCGCCTTGTAACACCTGGAACACTCACCGAAGAAAAACTGCTTGATCCATCATCAGCCAATTATCTTATGGCTTTAGGGCGGGTTAAAGGGCAAGGCGAGCATGGCTTTGCTTTGGCATGGATTGATATTTCAACCGGTGTTTTCAAAGTCATTGAAAGCAGTCTTGAGCGACTTTTGGGCGATATTATGCGCATTGACCCTAAGGAAATTTTGGTCAGTGATGAGCTATTCCACGACCAATCCTTACGGCCCGTTTTTGATATTTTAGGGCGCAGTGTTACAACACAACCACAAAGCCTATTTGATAGTGCAACTGCCGAAGCTCGAATTTGCAATTATTTTAAAGTGGCAACCTTAAGTGGTTTTGCCAATTTTACTAAGCCCGAATTAATTGCTATTTGCGGTGCAATTGCTTATATTGAAAAAACCCAAATTAGCGAGCGTCCACCCTTGATGCGGCCGGAGCGTGAGTTTGAAGGCTGCAGCCTTTTTATTGACCCAGCAACGCGTCTAAACCTTGAATTAAACCGTACTTTATCGGGCGATCGCAATGGCAGCTTATTAAAAGCCATTGACCGCACGGTAACCAATGGCGGAGCAAGGTTGTTAGCTGAACGTTTAATGACCCCTCTTACCAATCCCAATGTCATTAATCAAAGATTAGATGCAGTGGCTTTTTTCCTTGGTAATGCGCAAATTTGTGATGGCATAAGAGCAATTTTAAAAGGCATAGCTGATATGCCGCGCGCCGTGTCGCGCCTTGGGGTTGAGCGCGGGGGCCCTCGCGACTTTGCCGCCATTTTAAATGCAATGTCTGCCGCCTTTTCGCTAACGGAAATGCTAGGAAATACTTTATTACCTATTGAATTGGCGCAAGCTTTAGAAGCCTTAAAAACCTTACCCCTTCCACTTTATGCGCATTTAGAACGCGCCTTAGCAGATGAATTGCCCTTGTTAAAACGCGATGGCGGTTTTGTACGCACCAGCTATCATCAAGAGCTTGATGAAATGCGCGCCTTGCGTGATGAGTCGCGCCGAGTTATTGCCGCCTTACAAGCGCGCTATATGGATGAAACAGGCATTAAGACCTTAAAAATCAAGCACAATAATATTTTGGGTTATTTTATCGAGGTAACCGTCAACCAGTCCGGCGCAATGACCGAAGGTGCTGAAGCTAAAGCACGCTTTATCCACCGCCAAACCATGGCCAATGCCATGCGCTTTACCACAACCGAACTTGCAGACCTTGAAAGCCGCATTGCCAATGCGGCCGATAAAGCTTTGACAATAGAACTTAATATTTTTAATCAGCTCGAAAGCGAAGTTATTGCCGTTGCCGACCTTTTACGCAATGGTGCCAATGCCCTAAGCTTATTTGATGTTACCAGCAGCCTTGCTATTTTGGCTGATGAACAAGGTTATTGCCGCCCACAAATTGATGACAGTCTTGCTTTTAATATTATTGCTGGCCGCCATCCCGTTGTTGAGCAAGCTTTGCGTAAACAAGTAGGTGATCCCTTTGTTGCCAATGATTGCAATCTATCTCCAAATAAAAATGCGCAATTTGGTGAAATCTGGTTGCTCACTGGCCCCAATATGGGTGGTAAGTCTACCTTTTTGCGGCAAAATGCTCTTATTGCGATTATGGCGCAAATGGGTTCTTTTGTGCCCGCAGGTTCCGCCCATATTGGCACGGTTGACCGCTTGTTTAGCCGTGTTGGTGCGTCTGATGATCTTGCCCGTGGCCGCTCAACCTTTATGGTGGAAATGGTAGAAACAGCTGCTATTTTAAATCAGGCTGGTGAACGCGCTTTAGTCATCCTTGATGAAATTGGCCGAGGCACTTCAACCTTTGATGGCCTTTCTATTGCTTGGGCAAGTGTTGAATATTTGCATGAAGTTAATCATTGCCGCGCGCTTTTTGCCACCCATTTTCATGAAATGACCGCTTTAACTGAAAAACTGCCACGTTTGCGCAACCACACGATGAAAGTGCGCGAATGGAAAGGCGATGTTATTTTCTTGCATGAAGTAGGCGAAGGTGCGGCCGACCGCTCTTACGGGGTACAAGTTGCCAAGCTTGCTGGCCTACCTAAACAAGTAGTAAACCGCGCGCGTGACGTTTTGAAGCAATTGGAAGACGGTGAAATTTCCGGCAAAGCCAATAAGCTTATTGATGATTTGCCGCTGTTTTCTGTTGCTTTAAAGCATGAAGAAAAATCAAGCATTCCTTCTGCTTTTGACGAAGCGTTAAAAGACCTCAATCCTGATAATTTATCGCCGCGTGAAGCTTTAGAGGAGTTATATCAATTAAAAGCCCTATGGAAACAACAACAAGCAGATCATCATTAA
- a CDS encoding TIGR02186 family protein, translating to MKNLFAYLLNKMANLALLIMAMAASAQAQDAASITPDPAQIPEQVQIIVTTDTITIGTNFTGTDLYIAGVVQHADPLVARQNRYNIIVTLEGPSREMTMRQKKRRLGVWVNADSLTFKSVPLYYNVGATSELRDITAPQTYRDLGLSIDYMPLQSDSLDQEKVHQFREQLIALKKKQHLYTENPGTVMLDPSSLFKARFELPANLPVGNYQIKAYLFRDGAYVSHAETRLDIMKAHFAYSIYHLAHAHAWLYGLLAVFIAIFTGFAGRFILRKD from the coding sequence ATGAAAAATCTGTTTGCCTATCTTTTAAATAAAATGGCTAATTTGGCTTTGCTAATAATGGCAATGGCTGCCAGTGCCCAAGCGCAAGATGCCGCATCCATTACCCCAGATCCTGCGCAAATACCTGAGCAGGTGCAAATTATTGTCACTACTGATACAATCACTATTGGCACAAACTTTACCGGTACCGATCTTTATATTGCTGGCGTTGTGCAGCATGCCGACCCATTGGTTGCGCGCCAAAATCGTTATAATATTATTGTGACCCTTGAAGGTCCTTCACGGGAAATGACTATGCGCCAAAAAAAACGCCGTTTAGGTGTTTGGGTGAATGCTGACTCACTTACTTTCAAGTCTGTACCGCTTTATTATAATGTTGGTGCAACAAGTGAGCTGCGTGATATTACCGCGCCGCAAACCTATCGTGATCTTGGTTTGTCTATTGATTATATGCCCTTGCAGTCGGATAGTTTGGATCAGGAAAAAGTTCATCAATTTCGTGAACAGCTCATTGCTTTAAAGAAAAAACAACATCTTTATACGGAAAATCCGGGAACAGTCATGCTGGATCCATCTTCCTTGTTTAAAGCGCGTTTTGAATTACCAGCCAATTTGCCAGTTGGTAATTATCAGATCAAAGCGTATTTATTTCGTGATGGCGCCTATGTTAGCCATGCTGAAACCCGTTTGGATATTATGAAAGCGCATTTTGCCTATTCTATTTATCATTTGGCTCATGCTCATGCTTGGCTTTATGGTTTGTTGGCAGTCTTTATAGCAATTTTCACTGGCTTTGCTGGGCGCTTCATCTTACGTAAGGATTAA
- a CDS encoding sulfite exporter TauE/SafE family protein: MSIYLPIAEMSLNMLVLIGMGAVVGFLSGLFGVGGGFLITPLLIFYNIPPAIAVGTGANQVIASSVTGALSHFKRRTLDIKMGTFLVIGGLVGSAIGIELFSLLRRIGQLDLIISLLYVILLGGIGILMTIESVRSMRRARGGMSPTARRPGHQGWIHRLPFKMRFKASKIYVSVIPVLGIGFVIGILSSVMGVGGGFIMVPALIYLLRVPTNVVVGTSLFQITFVTAFTTVLQSITNQSVDVILAFLLMLGGVVGAQYGTKAGRKLKAEQLRLLLALLVLIMALWLAFQLFIRPSELFSLTIVTG, from the coding sequence ATGAGTATTTACCTGCCCATTGCTGAAATGTCTTTAAATATGCTGGTTTTAATTGGCATGGGGGCCGTTGTCGGTTTTTTGTCAGGCCTTTTTGGTGTGGGTGGTGGCTTTTTGATAACACCGCTGTTAATTTTTTATAATATCCCCCCAGCAATTGCCGTTGGGACAGGAGCCAATCAGGTAATTGCTTCATCAGTCACGGGCGCGTTATCGCACTTTAAACGCCGTACCCTTGATATAAAGATGGGTACATTTTTGGTTATTGGTGGTTTAGTTGGATCGGCAATTGGTATTGAGCTGTTTTCACTCTTGCGGCGCATTGGGCAACTTGATCTCATTATCTCATTGCTCTATGTGATTTTGCTTGGTGGCATCGGCATATTAATGACCATTGAAAGCGTGCGCTCCATGCGCCGTGCGCGTGGTGGCATGTCGCCGACAGCTCGCCGGCCTGGACATCAAGGCTGGATCCACCGCTTGCCTTTTAAAATGCGTTTTAAAGCGTCAAAAATCTATGTCAGTGTTATTCCTGTTTTGGGTATTGGCTTTGTTATTGGTATTTTGTCATCCGTGATGGGTGTCGGCGGTGGTTTTATCATGGTGCCAGCTTTGATTTATCTTTTACGGGTGCCAACCAATGTCGTTGTTGGAACATCACTTTTTCAAATTACTTTTGTCACCGCCTTTACCACGGTTTTACAGTCAATCACCAACCAATCGGTTGATGTAATTTTGGCCTTTTTGCTAATGCTTGGCGGTGTTGTTGGTGCGCAATATGGCACCAAGGCTGGCCGCAAGTTAAAAGCCGAGCAGTTGCGTCTTTTATTAGCTTTATTAGTATTGATTATGGCGCTTTGGTTGGCATTCCAGCTATTTATTCGCCCAAGTGAGCTCTTTAGCTTAACTATTGTGACGGGGTAG
- a CDS encoding YkvA family protein translates to MDKKQLDNILAAGSENQQQSRATRVKKLFWATFKKAAQYIPFTRELVAAYYCAFDPATPKHVKATLFAALAYFVMPIDIIPDFLAIVGFSDDITVLAAALATIKPYINEQHFDLADEALEAKNVKKSAY, encoded by the coding sequence TTGGACAAAAAACAACTGGATAACATTTTAGCGGCAGGCAGTGAAAACCAGCAGCAATCTCGTGCAACACGTGTTAAAAAACTGTTTTGGGCTACGTTCAAAAAAGCGGCACAATATATTCCATTTACCCGCGAACTTGTTGCTGCATATTATTGTGCATTTGATCCTGCCACTCCAAAACATGTTAAGGCAACGCTATTTGCAGCTCTTGCTTATTTTGTTATGCCTATTGATATCATCCCCGACTTTTTAGCAATTGTTGGCTTTAGTGATGATATAACGGTACTAGCTGCGGCCCTTGCCACCATTAAACCTTATATCAATGAGCAGCATTTTGACCTAGCTGATGAGGCATTAGAAGCAAAAAACGTGAAAAAAAGTGCATATTAA